The Terriglobia bacterium genome has a window encoding:
- the atpA gene encoding F0F1 ATP synthase subunit alpha has protein sequence MAGIKADEITKIIREQIENYESKISVDEVGTVISLGDGIARLHGLDKVMAGELIEFPHDVAGIAMNLEEDQVGSVLLGEYTEIKEGDQVRRTGRIMSVPVGDAMIGRVVNALGQPIDDKGPIHTDKFIPVERIAPGVIDRQPVREPMATGLKAIDSMIPIGRGQRELIIGDRQTGKTAIALDTIINNKGNDLICIYNAIGQKRSSIAQVVKILEDAGAMEYTIVVAASASEPAPMQYIAPYAACAIGEYFRDTKRHALCIYDDLSKHAASYREISLLLRRPPGREAYPGDVFYLHSRLLERAAKLSDKNGGGSLTALPVIETQAGDVSAYIPTNVISITDGQIYLESDLFNSGVRPAVNVGLSVSRVGGSAQIKAMRQVAGTLKLELAQFRELAAFAQFGSELDKATQAQLSRGQRLVEVLKQNQFQPLPFSKQILIIYAGTNGFLDDLKIGDVREFEKGLYQYAETMGGALLKGVMEKKILDDSLKAEMKRLVGEFKERFVAERQAAVAAKA, from the coding sequence ATGGCAGGGATCAAAGCTGACGAAATCACAAAGATCATCCGCGAGCAGATCGAGAACTATGAGTCGAAGATCTCCGTGGACGAAGTGGGCACGGTCATCAGCCTGGGCGACGGGATCGCCCGCCTGCATGGCCTGGACAAGGTCATGGCCGGGGAACTGATCGAGTTCCCGCACGACGTGGCCGGCATCGCCATGAACCTGGAAGAAGACCAGGTAGGCTCCGTGCTCCTGGGCGAGTACACCGAGATCAAGGAAGGCGACCAGGTGCGGCGCACCGGGCGGATCATGAGCGTCCCAGTGGGCGATGCGATGATCGGGCGCGTGGTCAACGCGCTCGGCCAGCCCATCGACGACAAGGGGCCCATCCACACCGACAAGTTCATTCCGGTGGAGCGCATCGCGCCCGGCGTCATCGACCGCCAGCCGGTGCGCGAGCCCATGGCGACCGGGCTCAAGGCCATCGATTCAATGATCCCCATCGGCCGCGGACAGCGCGAACTGATCATCGGCGACCGGCAAACGGGCAAGACCGCCATCGCGCTCGACACCATCATCAACAACAAGGGCAACGACCTGATCTGCATCTATAACGCGATCGGGCAGAAGCGCTCCTCGATCGCGCAGGTGGTGAAGATCCTGGAAGACGCCGGGGCGATGGAATACACGATCGTGGTCGCCGCGTCGGCTTCGGAGCCCGCGCCCATGCAGTACATCGCGCCCTACGCCGCGTGCGCTATCGGAGAATATTTTCGCGACACGAAGCGGCACGCGCTGTGCATCTACGACGACCTGTCGAAGCACGCCGCGTCGTACCGCGAGATCTCGCTGCTGCTGCGGCGGCCGCCGGGACGCGAGGCCTATCCGGGCGACGTTTTCTACCTGCACTCGCGCCTGCTGGAGCGCGCCGCCAAGCTGAGCGACAAGAACGGAGGCGGGTCGCTGACCGCGCTGCCCGTCATCGAGACCCAGGCAGGCGACGTCTCGGCCTACATCCCGACCAACGTCATCTCCATCACCGACGGCCAGATCTACCTTGAGTCCGATCTGTTCAACTCGGGCGTGCGCCCGGCGGTGAACGTCGGCCTCTCGGTGAGCCGCGTGGGCGGCAGCGCGCAGATCAAAGCCATGCGCCAGGTGGCCGGCACCCTGAAGCTGGAGCTGGCGCAGTTCCGCGAGCTGGCGGCCTTCGCGCAGTTCGGCTCCGAACTCGACAAGGCCACGCAGGCCCAGCTCTCCCGCGGCCAGCGCCTGGTCGAGGTGCTCAAGCAGAACCAGTTCCAGCCTCTGCCGTTCTCCAAGCAGATCCTCATCATCTACGCCGGCACCAACGGCTTCCTGGACGACCTGAAGATCGGGGACGTGCGCGAGTTCGAGAAGGGCCTGTATCAGTACGCCGAGACCATGGGCGGCGCATTGCTGAAGGGGGTCATGGAGAAGAAGATCCTCGACGACTCGCTCAAGGCCGAAATGAAGAGGCTGGTCGGCGAATTCAAGGAGCGGTTCGTGGCGGAGCGGCAAGCTGCCGTCGCCGCCAAGGCATAG
- a CDS encoding ATPase produces the protein MKRSTVVFALVLAFSALVFAQEHKAPAPPSEPQASVEPQKPADHAASQPSAQPGHAKASKEASEEDESAQFRQSPSVHFLARITGLSLTAAYWVSTIANFAVIAILIFWGLKKALPGMFRDRTAMIQKAMEEARKASEEANRRLGDIEGRLARLDQEIAGLRSGSEEEGRKEEERIRAAAEEDRQKVVQTAEQEIAAAARGARTELKAYAAELAVSLAERKIRVNAGEDRELVRTFADQLRKDGK, from the coding sequence ATGAAGCGCAGCACCGTCGTGTTCGCTCTCGTGCTCGCCTTCTCTGCCTTGGTTTTCGCGCAGGAGCACAAGGCGCCGGCGCCCCCCAGCGAGCCGCAGGCTTCCGTCGAGCCGCAGAAACCCGCTGACCACGCCGCCTCCCAGCCGAGCGCTCAGCCGGGGCACGCAAAAGCGTCAAAGGAAGCGAGCGAGGAGGACGAGTCGGCCCAGTTCCGGCAATCGCCCTCGGTGCATTTCCTTGCGCGCATCACCGGCCTGAGCCTGACGGCGGCGTACTGGGTGAGCACCATCGCCAACTTCGCCGTCATCGCCATCCTGATTTTCTGGGGATTGAAGAAGGCGCTGCCGGGCATGTTCCGCGACCGGACGGCGATGATCCAGAAGGCGATGGAAGAAGCGCGCAAGGCGAGCGAGGAAGCCAACCGCCGTCTGGGCGACATCGAGGGCCGGCTGGCGCGGCTCGACCAGGAGATCGCGGGCCTGCGCAGCGGGTCCGAGGAAGAGGGGCGCAAGGAAGAAGAGCGCATCCGGGCCGCCGCGGAGGAGGACCGCCAGAAGGTGGTGCAGACCGCCGAGCAGGAGATCGCCGCCGCCGCGCGCGGCGCCCGCACGGAGCTGAAGGCCTACGCCGCGGAACTGGCCGTGTCGCTGGCCGAGAGGAAGATCCGCGTCAACGCCGGCGAAGACCGCGAACTGGTGCGCACGTTCGCCGACCAGCTGAGAAAGGACGGCAAGTAA
- the atpH gene encoding ATP synthase F1 subunit delta, which produces MAAVNSRYARAFVDVVFEKKLDPNQSVEELRSIAEMLAGTPALRTVWESPSVPAPQKRAVLDKIIHAVGASKMTRNLVAVLIDNRRIAALPEIARQFREELDMRLGIADAEITTARDLADDEKRTLEQQIASITGKKVRAHYRRDEKVLGGAVVRVGSTIYDGSVKGQLQRLKEQLSAG; this is translated from the coding sequence ATGGCCGCCGTCAACAGCCGCTACGCGCGCGCCTTCGTGGACGTGGTCTTCGAAAAGAAGCTCGATCCCAACCAGAGCGTCGAGGAGTTGAGATCGATCGCGGAGATGCTGGCGGGCACGCCCGCGCTGCGAACGGTCTGGGAGAGCCCGTCAGTGCCGGCGCCGCAGAAGCGCGCGGTGCTGGACAAGATCATTCACGCGGTGGGCGCGTCGAAGATGACGCGCAACCTGGTCGCGGTACTGATCGACAACCGGCGCATCGCGGCGCTGCCGGAGATCGCGCGCCAATTCCGGGAGGAGCTGGACATGCGGCTGGGCATCGCCGACGCCGAGATCACCACGGCGCGGGACCTGGCCGACGACGAGAAACGGACGCTGGAGCAGCAGATCGCGTCCATCACCGGCAAGAAAGTCCGCGCACATTACCGGCGCGACGAAAAGGTGCTGGGCGGCGCCGTGGTCAGGGTCGGCAGCACCATCTATGACGGGTCGGTAAAAGGGCAGTTACAGCGGTTGAAGGAGCAGTTGAGCGCGGGATAG